One stretch of Desulfomonile tiedjei DNA includes these proteins:
- a CDS encoding serine hydroxymethyltransferase: MTPLEQTDPEIFGIIRKERERQEHRLELIASENFTSLAVMEAQGSILTNKYAEGYPGRRYYGGCLHVDVVEELARKRALELFGADHVNVQPHSGTQANMAVYFTVMNPGDTYLGMDLSHGGHLSMGHPKNFSGKIYRVIPYSVRPDDHRIDYDQIRDLARKHRPRMIIAGASAYPRIIDYQAFGEIAREVGAVLMADIAHIAGLVVAGLHPSPIPHADFVTTTTHKTLRGPRGGMVMCRQQYAAALDSCIFPGMQGGPLMHVIAAKAVALAQANTEEFREYQERTVVNARTLADALLERGFKLISGGTDNHLILVDLTDIGITGAQAQDILENAGITVNKNTIPFDPLPPGKASGVRLGTPAVTTRHMGPEEMRLVAFLIAKVLTNPHDETIIGKVRSEVIELCDRFPLYIQSDNGDKS; the protein is encoded by the coding sequence ATGACCCCCCTCGAGCAAACTGACCCTGAAATCTTCGGAATTATTCGGAAAGAGCGAGAGCGACAAGAGCACCGCCTGGAGTTGATTGCGTCCGAGAATTTTACCTCGCTTGCCGTAATGGAGGCTCAGGGAAGCATCCTTACCAACAAGTACGCGGAGGGCTATCCCGGCAGGCGTTACTACGGCGGATGTCTCCACGTGGATGTGGTGGAGGAATTGGCTCGTAAGCGCGCCTTGGAGCTTTTCGGCGCGGACCATGTGAACGTTCAGCCCCATTCAGGGACCCAGGCCAACATGGCCGTCTATTTCACGGTCATGAATCCGGGCGACACTTACCTCGGTATGGACCTTTCCCATGGCGGCCATCTTTCCATGGGTCATCCGAAGAATTTTTCAGGGAAGATCTATCGTGTAATTCCATACTCCGTACGGCCGGACGACCACAGAATCGATTATGACCAGATCCGCGACCTTGCACGCAAGCACCGGCCAAGAATGATTATTGCGGGTGCAAGCGCGTATCCGAGGATTATTGATTACCAGGCGTTTGGTGAAATCGCTCGAGAGGTAGGCGCTGTGCTCATGGCGGACATAGCCCATATAGCGGGGCTTGTGGTAGCCGGGTTGCACCCCTCCCCTATTCCTCATGCCGACTTCGTAACAACAACGACCCACAAGACGTTGCGAGGCCCCAGAGGCGGAATGGTCATGTGCCGCCAGCAATACGCGGCGGCCCTGGATTCCTGCATCTTTCCGGGAATGCAAGGCGGACCGCTCATGCACGTAATCGCGGCAAAGGCAGTCGCGCTGGCCCAGGCAAACACCGAGGAGTTTCGAGAGTACCAGGAGCGAACGGTTGTCAACGCCCGAACCCTGGCCGACGCGCTGTTAGAACGAGGCTTCAAGCTTATATCGGGCGGCACGGACAACCACCTTATCCTCGTGGACCTTACGGACATCGGTATCACGGGCGCACAGGCCCAGGATATATTGGAAAACGCGGGAATAACGGTGAACAAGAATACCATTCCCTTTGACCCTCTGCCCCCGGGAAAGGCTTCCGGGGTCCGCCTGGGGACCCCTGCTGTGACCACTCGCCACATGGGACCGGAAGAAATGCGCCTTGTTGCTTTCCTCATAGCCAAAGTATTGACAAATCCCCACGACGAAACCATTATCGGCAAGGTCCGCTCGGAGGTTATCGAACTGTGCGATCGGTTCCCTCTGTATATCCAAAGCGATAATGGTGACAAATCATGA
- the rpiB gene encoding ribose 5-phosphate isomerase B, which yields MERVLIGSDHAGFDLKVFFKEYLEKQGYSVVDVGCDSETSCDYPVFAEDLCSRIRRGEGSKGILVCGTGLGMSMAANRFQGIRAALCTTEFHARMSRAHNDSNVLVIGGRVTGKELALAILKAWLETPFDGGRHQRRIDLIEGTS from the coding sequence ATGGAAAGAGTCCTTATCGGATCTGATCATGCCGGCTTCGACCTGAAGGTGTTTTTCAAGGAGTACCTGGAAAAACAGGGCTACTCCGTGGTTGATGTGGGGTGTGATTCGGAGACCTCTTGCGACTATCCGGTCTTCGCCGAGGATTTGTGCTCAAGGATTCGGCGAGGCGAGGGGTCCAAAGGCATTTTGGTCTGCGGCACAGGCCTTGGCATGTCCATGGCAGCGAACCGTTTCCAGGGGATTCGAGCAGCGCTGTGCACTACCGAATTCCATGCCAGGATGAGTCGAGCGCATAACGATTCCAACGTCCTGGTGATTGGAGGCCGCGTCACGGGCAAAGAACTGGCCCTGGCAATTCTGAAGGCCTGGCTGGAAACCCCATTTGACGGCGGCAGACATCAGAGGAGAATAGATCTCATTGAGGGAACTTCGTAA
- the fabF gene encoding beta-ketoacyl-ACP synthase II, which produces MQHRVAVTGMGMVTCLGSGVKANWEAVTAGRSGIGPITLFDTERFATRIAGEVRNNFDPEGFIPVKELRRMDRYQHFALVAAGEAIRDSGIKFPPDDPWRCGVVIGSGIGGLASIENGHNVLLKDGPRRVPPMMIPMSVINLAPGIISIKYGFKGPNFGLVNACTSGTSAIGEAYRLVREGRADLVLAGGAEAVVTPLAISAFNALRALSTRNDDPEKASRPFDKDRNGFVISEGAGMLVLESYEHALARGAVIQAEIVGYGATDDAYHFVMPDPDGEGAYRAMKLAVEDAGVTPEEIGYINAHGTSTELNDKMETSAIKRLMGPAAKTVAISSTKSMTGHLIGAAGAVEAIYSVMAIKNGVIPPTINLETPDPECDLDYTPNKAARREVEYAISNSFAFGGQNASLALKRHSENGKSPYRI; this is translated from the coding sequence GTGCAGCACAGAGTTGCCGTAACGGGAATGGGAATGGTTACCTGCCTCGGCAGCGGTGTCAAAGCCAACTGGGAGGCTGTCACCGCGGGCCGCTCGGGAATAGGCCCCATAACCCTCTTTGATACGGAGCGGTTCGCCACCCGCATTGCGGGGGAGGTACGAAACAACTTCGATCCGGAAGGGTTCATTCCTGTCAAAGAGCTGCGGCGAATGGATCGTTATCAGCACTTTGCTCTGGTTGCTGCGGGCGAAGCGATCAGGGATTCCGGGATCAAGTTCCCACCGGACGATCCCTGGCGTTGCGGCGTGGTCATCGGGTCCGGCATAGGCGGACTGGCCAGCATCGAGAACGGCCACAACGTGTTGCTTAAGGACGGCCCCCGGAGAGTCCCGCCCATGATGATCCCCATGTCGGTAATCAATTTGGCGCCGGGGATAATCTCGATCAAGTACGGCTTCAAGGGACCGAACTTCGGCCTGGTCAACGCGTGCACATCGGGGACCTCCGCGATTGGTGAGGCATACAGGCTCGTTCGAGAGGGCCGTGCCGATCTGGTGCTGGCAGGCGGCGCCGAAGCAGTAGTTACCCCGTTGGCTATTTCGGCTTTTAATGCGCTAAGAGCGCTTTCGACGCGCAACGATGACCCGGAAAAGGCTTCCAGACCATTCGACAAGGACAGGAATGGGTTCGTCATCTCAGAGGGCGCAGGAATGCTGGTCTTGGAGTCGTACGAGCATGCTCTGGCCAGGGGCGCCGTGATTCAGGCCGAGATCGTCGGTTACGGCGCTACGGATGATGCTTACCATTTTGTCATGCCTGATCCGGATGGAGAAGGCGCTTACAGGGCCATGAAACTTGCCGTGGAAGACGCAGGCGTCACACCGGAAGAAATCGGTTATATTAATGCTCACGGAACTTCCACCGAGCTTAACGACAAGATGGAGACTTCGGCCATCAAGAGGCTGATGGGACCCGCTGCAAAGACAGTGGCAATTAGTTCCACCAAATCCATGACAGGACACCTGATAGGCGCTGCTGGTGCGGTGGAGGCCATTTATTCGGTGATGGCGATCAAAAACGGGGTTATTCCGCCTACGATCAACCTCGAAACTCCCGACCCGGAATGCGACCTGGACTACACGCCGAACAAGGCGGCCCGCAGAGAAGTGGAATATGCGATCTCGAACAGCTTTGCATTCGGTGGGCAAAACGCCAGCCTAGCGCTGAAACGACATAGTGAAAATGGAAAGAGTCCTTATCGGATCTGA
- the acpP gene encoding acyl carrier protein — MNDLEKKVVDLIAEVLVDVNKENIQMNSKIVEDLGAESLDIYDMIALLEDEFGLEITDEEVEKIQTVQDVADFIKDHRKAS, encoded by the coding sequence ATGAATGATCTGGAAAAAAAGGTCGTGGACCTCATCGCTGAGGTACTGGTGGACGTTAACAAGGAAAACATCCAGATGAACTCAAAGATCGTGGAAGACCTTGGGGCTGAGTCCCTGGACATCTACGACATGATTGCCCTGCTGGAAGACGAATTCGGCCTGGAAATCACCGATGAAGAAGTGGAAAAAATCCAAACGGTGCAGGATGTGGCCGATTTCATAAAGGACCACAGGAAGGCGTCTTGA
- the fabG gene encoding 3-oxoacyl-ACP reductase FabG, producing the protein MSAGPNSWISIEGRTALVTGGSRGIGRAICLALAEAGAFVIVNFRSDADGARTTLDMVLDRGGHGKLEPFDVSDPTEVDKGVANILAERPVIDILINNAGIARDGLIGRMKEEDWRAVIDTNLAGAFHLCRTVSKNMIRNRKGRIINIASTAGEIGNAGQANYSAAKAGLIGFTKALARELAPRNVLVNSVSPGIIRGGISEQLTEDQLAAIRMHVPLRRTGTPEDVAAAVLFLCSGMSQYITGQVIRVNGGLYM; encoded by the coding sequence ATGAGTGCCGGGCCGAATTCCTGGATTTCCATCGAGGGCCGGACCGCCCTTGTGACCGGCGGGTCACGCGGAATAGGGAGAGCGATCTGCCTTGCCCTTGCCGAAGCCGGAGCGTTCGTGATCGTCAACTTCAGGTCGGACGCGGATGGGGCTCGCACAACACTCGATATGGTCTTGGACCGAGGCGGGCATGGAAAGCTGGAACCATTTGACGTAAGCGATCCCACCGAAGTAGATAAGGGCGTGGCCAACATCCTGGCCGAGCGGCCTGTCATAGATATCCTGATCAACAATGCGGGGATTGCTCGCGACGGGTTGATCGGCAGGATGAAGGAAGAAGATTGGAGGGCCGTCATTGACACGAATCTGGCAGGGGCCTTTCATCTTTGCCGCACGGTAAGCAAGAACATGATCCGCAACCGAAAGGGGAGGATCATAAACATAGCTTCGACAGCGGGAGAAATAGGAAACGCAGGCCAGGCGAATTATTCCGCTGCGAAGGCCGGACTCATAGGATTCACCAAAGCACTTGCCAGGGAATTGGCCCCGCGAAACGTACTTGTCAACTCGGTATCCCCTGGGATAATTAGAGGAGGAATCAGCGAGCAACTGACGGAAGATCAGTTGGCCGCGATTCGCATGCATGTTCCTCTTCGCAGAACCGGAACGCCGGAAGATGTGGCCGCGGCGGTCCTGTTCTTGTGTTCGGGAATGTCGCAATATATCACCGGCCAGGTGATACGTGTTAACGGTGGGCTGTATATGTAG
- the fabD gene encoding ACP S-malonyltransferase: MTAPADVSQHKSVALMFPGQGSQFPGMALDLVQESPKAQSILERADNILGYALSEIMAGKRGDELNRTVHTQPAIFVHSMALLEVLRDHFLLTPVVAAGHSLGEYSALCAAGVLTFDEALRIIHVRAKGMDEAQPPGMCGMAALVGLNREQATAIVEKCRGDDVLDAANFNSPDQVVISGHLQAVNRAVEAVKQEKRTRAVLLPVSSAFHTILMEPARQALRSKLEALVPREPMFPVVANVNAQTYPVSRGAVNQLLMDQIVRPVLWEDCVSLMRSKGAETFIEIGPGKVLTGLLKRIDKTAASVNISDMQSIRSFVGASA, translated from the coding sequence ATGACAGCCCCGGCAGACGTTTCGCAACACAAATCAGTGGCTCTGATGTTCCCCGGCCAGGGCTCTCAGTTTCCTGGGATGGCCCTGGACCTGGTGCAGGAAAGCCCCAAGGCTCAGTCGATTCTGGAAAGAGCCGACAACATCTTGGGTTATGCCTTGAGCGAAATTATGGCCGGAAAGCGGGGGGATGAGTTGAACCGTACGGTTCACACACAGCCCGCTATCTTCGTCCACTCCATGGCGCTGCTGGAGGTGCTCCGAGATCATTTTTTATTGACTCCGGTGGTGGCCGCAGGGCATTCTCTCGGGGAATACTCCGCTCTTTGCGCGGCCGGGGTACTGACCTTCGATGAAGCGCTCCGGATCATCCATGTCAGGGCTAAAGGAATGGACGAGGCTCAGCCTCCGGGAATGTGCGGCATGGCTGCCCTGGTGGGGCTCAACAGGGAACAAGCAACAGCCATTGTGGAAAAATGTCGTGGCGATGATGTGTTGGACGCGGCCAACTTCAACTCACCGGATCAAGTTGTGATTTCCGGTCATCTTCAGGCCGTTAACCGTGCAGTGGAAGCGGTGAAGCAGGAGAAGCGCACCAGGGCCGTATTGCTTCCGGTTTCTTCGGCATTTCACACGATCTTGATGGAACCGGCAAGACAGGCCTTGAGATCCAAGTTGGAGGCTCTCGTTCCGAGAGAACCCATGTTTCCGGTCGTTGCAAACGTGAACGCCCAGACCTATCCCGTTTCCCGTGGTGCCGTCAACCAACTCTTGATGGACCAGATAGTCCGGCCGGTGCTTTGGGAAGATTGCGTCAGCCTCATGAGATCTAAGGGAGCGGAAACGTTCATAGAAATCGGACCCGGCAAGGTCTTGACAGGGCTCTTGAAGCGAATCGACAAGACCGCTGCATCGGTAAACATTTCAGACATGCAAAGCATCCGGTCTTTTGTCGGGGCATCTGCATGA
- the rpmF gene encoding 50S ribosomal protein L32 codes for MPVPKKRVSRTRRDKRRTHKKLISVNLTACPQCSELMMPHRICPSCGFYKGRTAIEKEQ; via the coding sequence ATGCCCGTACCCAAGAAACGAGTTTCGCGCACGAGGCGGGACAAACGCAGGACCCATAAGAAACTCATTTCGGTCAATCTAACCGCGTGCCCGCAATGTTCGGAGTTGATGATGCCCCACAGGATCTGCCCCAGCTGCGGATTTTACAAGGGCAGAACAGCAATCGAGAAAGAGCAGTAA
- a CDS encoding DUF177 domain-containing protein, protein MKIRFDDIPEEGLELELSEEKDSLSHALESIPPTEGIRIDPRVKGHLQILVSAKDYFLLGTVQGIMHLQCSRCLVDFSLERQIDLNMVFRHRVESVSERESDEADKDIVYIDGPEIELAEIILQEILLEAPMKPLCREDCPGLCPRCGALKGSPECTCPREAPVDPRWNALAKLKKGLAS, encoded by the coding sequence ATGAAAATCCGATTTGACGACATACCTGAAGAAGGCCTGGAATTGGAACTTTCGGAGGAAAAGGACTCCCTCTCCCACGCCCTGGAGTCAATTCCGCCGACCGAAGGAATTCGCATAGACCCAAGGGTTAAGGGACACCTTCAGATACTGGTCAGCGCGAAGGACTATTTTCTGCTGGGGACAGTTCAAGGGATTATGCACCTCCAATGTTCCAGGTGCTTGGTTGATTTCAGCCTGGAAAGGCAGATCGACCTGAACATGGTGTTTCGCCACCGGGTTGAATCAGTCAGCGAACGTGAATCCGATGAGGCGGACAAGGACATAGTCTATATTGACGGCCCGGAGATTGAGCTGGCGGAGATCATCCTTCAGGAGATTCTCTTGGAGGCCCCGATGAAGCCCCTGTGCAGAGAGGACTGCCCCGGGCTTTGCCCGCGATGTGGAGCATTGAAAGGATCACCCGAGTGCACGTGCCCTCGGGAAGCTCCGGTTGACCCGAGATGGAACGCCCTCGCCAAATTGAAGAAAGGGCTGGCGTCGTAG
- a CDS encoding alpha/beta hydrolase — protein sequence MVDTILKVFFTLVAAGIVVIVVSYFWNWYYASPTSQDETHFIRTKDGWPLAIHRYRADKPTIGHPVVLCHGLSSNRYSFDLPSGPGLARYLSKSGWDVWVPELRGSGMSARPGLGYSDVPYAWGFEDHLREDVPAIVDFVLEKTGSPSLHWVGHSMGGMLIQAHLAAGGNPPVASAVAIGSPADFTKVKANDLKSLLKAKPLLQLIPLSPLGIVARLGIPLVPRVGLGFFNAANVEPEISRKTVALAAEPLASSKLWLDFSRFVEAEKFANELGEPYLTNLPSSKVPLLRIGGAKDMLAPPDSLIPDFAREESSAESRCTVLGKASGCEEDYGHVDLMVGLRAASEVFPLILQWLTDHDPVLSKTDG from the coding sequence ATGGTTGATACGATTCTGAAGGTCTTTTTCACTTTGGTGGCGGCAGGCATTGTGGTGATTGTGGTTTCCTATTTTTGGAACTGGTACTACGCGTCTCCCACGTCGCAGGACGAAACTCATTTCATTCGGACCAAAGACGGCTGGCCCCTGGCTATTCACCGATACCGCGCCGACAAACCAACCATTGGGCACCCGGTGGTTCTTTGCCACGGATTGAGTTCCAACCGCTACTCCTTCGACCTTCCCTCCGGGCCCGGTCTTGCCAGATACCTAAGCAAAAGCGGCTGGGATGTATGGGTACCGGAGCTGAGAGGATCGGGGATGAGTGCCCGCCCGGGGCTGGGCTACTCGGATGTTCCGTATGCCTGGGGCTTTGAAGATCACCTGCGCGAGGACGTTCCAGCGATAGTCGATTTTGTGCTGGAGAAAACCGGGAGCCCTTCCTTGCATTGGGTGGGCCACAGCATGGGAGGGATGCTTATCCAGGCTCATCTGGCTGCCGGAGGTAATCCTCCGGTGGCATCCGCAGTTGCTATAGGGTCACCCGCTGACTTTACCAAAGTGAAGGCCAACGACCTAAAATCACTTCTGAAGGCTAAACCACTGCTCCAACTGATCCCTCTGTCGCCTTTGGGAATCGTGGCGAGGTTGGGCATTCCATTGGTCCCAAGGGTGGGCCTCGGTTTTTTCAACGCGGCCAACGTTGAGCCTGAGATATCGAGAAAAACCGTCGCGCTGGCAGCAGAACCACTTGCCTCCAGCAAGCTATGGTTGGATTTCTCCAGATTTGTGGAGGCCGAGAAGTTCGCTAATGAGCTGGGTGAACCTTACCTGACCAACCTGCCGTCCTCGAAGGTCCCTCTCTTAAGGATCGGCGGAGCCAAGGACATGTTGGCCCCACCAGATTCTCTGATTCCGGACTTCGCGAGGGAGGAATCCTCGGCAGAGAGCAGGTGTACGGTACTGGGGAAAGCTTCGGGGTGCGAGGAAGATTACGGACATGTGGATCTCATGGTTGGCCTAAGAGCGGCAAGTGAGGTCTTCCCTCTCATACTGCAATGGTTGACCGACCACGATCCTGTTTTGTCAAAGACGGATGGGTGA
- a CDS encoding DUF2752 domain-containing protein, whose product MATSNHAEDRSEHLWVLLICAAVVLSSFVLDLSSDGSVGLRIPMMGASVSLPPICWSTRFLGVTCPGCGLTRSFVAVAHGEFVRAFHMNPMGPVLFFFACVQIPYRMIDYAGLLNGNHWWERVQQGFYPIVWAILGGLVATWMWRMI is encoded by the coding sequence ATGGCCACGAGTAATCATGCCGAAGACCGATCCGAACATTTGTGGGTCCTGCTTATTTGTGCCGCTGTGGTCTTAAGCTCCTTTGTCCTGGATCTGTCCTCTGATGGAAGCGTCGGCCTTCGTATTCCAATGATGGGAGCATCGGTGTCTTTGCCGCCTATATGCTGGAGCACTAGGTTTCTCGGTGTCACTTGCCCCGGATGCGGACTTACAAGGAGCTTCGTGGCTGTGGCTCATGGGGAATTTGTGCGGGCCTTTCACATGAATCCCATGGGGCCTGTCCTTTTCTTCTTTGCCTGTGTACAAATCCCGTATCGGATGATCGATTACGCAGGCTTGTTAAACGGAAACCACTGGTGGGAGCGGGTTCAACAGGGGTTTTACCCGATCGTTTGGGCCATCCTCGGAGGCCTGGTTGCAACCTGGATGTGGAGGATGATCTGA
- a CDS encoding OmpA family protein, producing the protein MGPFFRDRFHQTLMAFLTLILTITCTSSVNADDCRRVSNILVLFDASGYMREKGRYTFFLQQMGFFSQAMPLTADGFFNVGIRHYGLKVGMGCDNTESILAIRPWDPERFLNSFPKTISYGFSSLSAGLRAAAEEASAAQGKSIIVLIGGGIESCKADPVKTAEQIAVNNPELEIHTFQIGNDPEGRFYLSGIAQKGRGSFNQADSFQSAAPWYAWMKRNLVVPCAPTTPTPARPPTTQAIAPVTFDYKSFSVKSQDPQADAQNSASLGAVVRTLQQDPTLRVVLHGYSDGKGSPEYNLKLSQQRAEAVARYLMKTHKIPASRISVNAHGMSQLPGATMIDDRTARRVEFEFVR; encoded by the coding sequence ATGGGACCCTTTTTCAGGGACCGGTTCCATCAGACGCTGATGGCATTCCTGACCCTGATTTTGACCATTACATGCACATCTTCAGTCAATGCAGATGACTGTCGAAGAGTTTCGAATATCCTTGTCCTGTTCGACGCCTCGGGGTACATGCGGGAAAAGGGGCGCTACACTTTTTTTCTGCAGCAGATGGGTTTTTTCTCACAGGCCATGCCGCTGACCGCGGACGGTTTCTTTAACGTGGGGATTCGCCACTACGGTCTCAAGGTAGGCATGGGCTGCGACAACACGGAAAGCATTCTGGCCATAAGACCTTGGGACCCCGAAAGATTCCTTAATTCGTTCCCCAAAACCATTTCTTACGGATTCAGCTCTTTATCCGCAGGATTGAGGGCCGCTGCCGAAGAGGCGTCAGCCGCACAGGGGAAAAGCATCATAGTCTTGATAGGGGGCGGAATCGAATCCTGCAAGGCTGATCCCGTCAAAACCGCCGAGCAAATAGCGGTGAACAACCCTGAATTGGAAATCCATACCTTTCAGATCGGCAACGACCCTGAAGGAAGGTTTTACCTTTCCGGCATCGCTCAGAAAGGCCGAGGCAGTTTCAATCAGGCCGACTCATTTCAGTCGGCAGCGCCCTGGTATGCGTGGATGAAGAGGAATCTGGTGGTCCCATGCGCGCCCACGACGCCGACCCCCGCTCGTCCTCCGACGACTCAGGCAATTGCCCCGGTCACCTTTGATTACAAGAGCTTCTCGGTCAAATCTCAGGACCCTCAAGCGGACGCACAAAATAGCGCGAGCCTGGGGGCAGTCGTGCGGACGCTCCAGCAAGATCCCACACTTCGAGTCGTGCTTCATGGTTATTCGGATGGGAAGGGCAGCCCTGAATATAATTTGAAGCTCTCTCAACAGAGAGCGGAAGCCGTAGCCCGTTATCTGATGAAGACCCATAAGATCCCGGCATCCCGGATCAGCGTAAACGCCCATGGCATGTCACAGCTGCCGGGCGCGACCATGATAGATGACAGGACGGCCCGCCGGGTGGAGTTCGAATTCGTGCGCTAA
- the xseB gene encoding exodeoxyribonuclease VII small subunit, which translates to MKKAKEQEEPSGHFDEQLENLRSIVEKMEHGGLSLDENLKLFEEGIAISRRLFDMLNRAEGKVEELLSTMERVPFSRGED; encoded by the coding sequence ATGAAAAAAGCCAAGGAACAGGAAGAGCCATCCGGGCACTTTGACGAGCAACTCGAGAACCTCAGGTCCATTGTGGAAAAAATGGAACACGGAGGGCTAAGCCTGGACGAAAACTTGAAGTTGTTCGAAGAAGGAATCGCCATTTCCCGGCGCTTGTTTGACATGCTCAATCGTGCCGAGGGCAAAGTGGAAGAGCTTTTGTCTACCATGGAGCGAGTCCCGTTCAGCAGGGGAGAGGACTAG
- a CDS encoding polyprenyl synthetase family protein, whose protein sequence is MLPKEDNGPVILHRAMRYSVFAGGKRIRPILAMAAADVVGGESETVLPLAVSLECIHTYSLIHDDLPAMDNDDLRRGKPTAHKVFGEAVAILAGDALLTFAFEVLCSPGLARVHPPDRLMAVVGELASAAGPASLIAGQVMDIISEGQPVDARTVEQIVRDKTAALIRASLRCGARLAGGSPEEIQILGRFGDHIGKAFQIRDDLLDLEGDPEKLGKAVKKDEQRGKATYPMLLGPDGARDLMRDLIASALEVIQPLGRKADILTGLAEYLGRRAS, encoded by the coding sequence ATGCTTCCCAAAGAGGATAATGGCCCGGTTATCTTGCACCGGGCGATGAGGTACAGCGTTTTTGCAGGTGGCAAGAGGATCAGACCCATACTGGCCATGGCTGCGGCCGACGTTGTAGGGGGCGAGTCTGAAACCGTCTTGCCTTTGGCGGTTTCCTTGGAATGCATCCACACTTATTCCCTCATCCATGATGATCTCCCGGCCATGGACAATGACGATTTACGTCGCGGGAAGCCTACCGCCCACAAAGTTTTCGGAGAGGCGGTGGCCATTCTAGCCGGCGACGCGCTATTGACCTTTGCCTTTGAAGTCCTTTGCTCTCCCGGACTGGCTCGAGTGCATCCTCCGGACAGGCTTATGGCCGTCGTCGGGGAGTTGGCATCGGCCGCGGGCCCTGCAAGCCTCATTGCCGGCCAGGTGATGGACATCATCAGCGAAGGCCAACCCGTTGACGCGCGGACGGTCGAGCAAATTGTGAGAGACAAAACAGCGGCGCTTATCCGGGCATCGCTGAGGTGCGGAGCCAGGCTGGCGGGCGGCAGCCCGGAGGAGATCCAAATTCTCGGCCGGTTCGGCGATCATATAGGCAAGGCCTTCCAAATAAGAGACGACCTGCTGGACCTGGAGGGCGACCCGGAAAAGCTTGGAAAAGCCGTGAAAAAAGACGAACAGCGAGGCAAGGCCACCTACCCGATGCTTCTGGGACCGGACGGAGCGCGAGACCTTATGAGAGATCTCATTGCTTCAGCCTTGGAGGTAATTCAACCCCTGGGGCGGAAGGCCGATATCCTGACCGGTTTGGCAGAATACCTCGGCCGTCGAGCGAGTTGA